The following coding sequences lie in one Pseudomonas sp. SL4(2022) genomic window:
- a CDS encoding ammonium transporter, translating to MENTALIPLQYALDTFYLLVCGALVMWMAAGFAMLESGLVRAKNTTEILTKNIVLYALACVMYLLFGYALMYGGDAGGVLPNLGFLIGEEHVPEVVVVGGDGAPYYSKRADFFFQVVFAATCMSIVSGAVAERMKLWAFLAFAVVMCGVIYPVEGYWTWGGGFLKAAGFKDFAGSGIVHLAGATAALAGVILLGARKGKYGPKGQINAFPGANLPLATLGTLILWFGWFGFNGGSQLKLSSIEDANAVANVFVNTNLAAAGGLIAALLVARILFGKADLTMALNGALAGLVSITAEPLTPSALQAALVGGVGGVLVVFSILSLDKLKIDDPVGAISVHGTGGIWGLLAVCLTNSDASLGAQLLGIGAIFAWVFVASLIVWSIIKLVIGLRVSEEEEYEGVDIAECGMEAYPEFTKR from the coding sequence ATGGAAAATACCGCACTGATTCCCTTGCAATACGCGCTCGACACCTTCTATCTGCTGGTCTGTGGTGCCCTGGTGATGTGGATGGCGGCGGGGTTTGCCATGCTCGAATCCGGCTTGGTACGGGCCAAGAACACCACCGAAATTCTGACCAAGAACATCGTCCTCTACGCCCTGGCGTGCGTCATGTACCTGCTGTTCGGCTACGCGCTGATGTACGGCGGCGATGCCGGCGGTGTGCTGCCTAATCTGGGCTTTCTGATTGGTGAGGAACATGTGCCGGAAGTGGTCGTTGTCGGTGGTGATGGCGCGCCTTACTATTCCAAACGTGCGGACTTCTTCTTTCAGGTGGTGTTTGCCGCGACCTGCATGTCGATCGTCTCTGGCGCAGTGGCCGAGCGCATGAAATTGTGGGCCTTTCTCGCCTTCGCCGTGGTCATGTGCGGCGTGATCTACCCGGTAGAAGGCTATTGGACCTGGGGCGGTGGCTTCCTCAAGGCTGCCGGCTTCAAGGACTTCGCCGGTTCCGGCATCGTTCATCTGGCCGGTGCCACGGCGGCGTTGGCCGGGGTCATCCTACTCGGCGCGCGTAAGGGCAAGTACGGGCCCAAGGGGCAGATCAACGCCTTCCCGGGGGCCAACCTGCCGCTGGCGACGCTGGGCACTTTGATCCTCTGGTTCGGCTGGTTTGGCTTCAACGGTGGCTCGCAGCTCAAGCTGAGCAGCATAGAAGACGCCAACGCCGTGGCCAATGTGTTCGTCAACACCAACCTGGCGGCGGCGGGCGGACTGATCGCCGCCTTGCTGGTGGCGCGCATCCTGTTCGGTAAGGCCGACCTGACCATGGCGCTCAACGGTGCCTTGGCTGGCTTGGTGTCTATTACTGCCGAACCGCTGACACCGAGTGCTTTGCAGGCGGCGCTGGTCGGTGGCGTCGGTGGTGTGCTGGTGGTGTTCTCCATTCTCAGTCTGGACAAGCTGAAGATTGATGACCCGGTCGGGGCTATTTCGGTACACGGTACCGGCGGCATCTGGGGCCTGCTGGCGGTCTGCCTGACCAATAGCGACGCCAGCCTCGGCGCCCAGCTGTTGGGTATCGGTGCGATCTTCGCTTGGGTCTTTGTGGCCAGCCTGATCGTCTGGTCCATCATCAAGCTGGTGATCGGCCTGCGTGTCAGCGAAGAGGAAGAGTACGAAGGTGTGGATATCGCCGAGTGCGGTATGGAAGCCTATCCTGAATTCACCAAGCGCTGA
- a CDS encoding ammonium transporter — protein sequence MTLRKIAGLGALLSLVTPGLAMADEVVLNSGDTAWMLTATVLVLFMTIPGLALFYGGMVRSKNILSVMMQCFAITGLISVLWVIYGYSLAFDTTGMEKGVTNLNSFIGGLNKAFLSGLTPDSLIGAFPESVFIVFQMTFAIITPALIVGAFAERMKFSAMLVFMAVWFTLVYAPMCHMVWSGDGAFLWDEGVLDFAGGTVVHINAGIAGLVACLVLGKRKGYPTTPMAPHNLGYTLIGAAMLWIGWFGFNAGSAIAANGTAGMAMLVTQIAAAAAALGWMFAEWVTHGKPSALGIASGVVAGLVAITPAAGTAGPMGALVIGLASGVICFFCATSLKRKLGYDDSLDAFGVHGIGGIVGAILTGVFAAPALGGFGSVEDIGGQVWIQIVGVLVTVVYTGIVTFVILKVLDLVMGLRVSEEAESVGLDLSEHNERGYNL from the coding sequence ATGACTCTGCGTAAGATCGCAGGGCTAGGAGCCCTTTTGTCCCTCGTAACCCCTGGCTTGGCCATGGCTGACGAGGTTGTCCTCAACTCAGGCGACACCGCCTGGATGCTGACCGCCACCGTTCTGGTGCTGTTCATGACCATCCCAGGCCTGGCACTGTTCTACGGTGGCATGGTTCGTTCCAAGAACATCCTCTCGGTGATGATGCAGTGTTTCGCCATCACCGGCCTGATCAGCGTGCTGTGGGTCATCTACGGCTATAGCCTGGCATTCGACACCACTGGCATGGAGAAAGGTGTTACCAACCTCAACTCCTTTATTGGTGGTCTAAACAAGGCCTTCCTCAGTGGCCTGACGCCGGATAGCCTGATCGGCGCCTTCCCGGAAAGTGTGTTCATCGTCTTCCAGATGACCTTCGCCATCATCACCCCGGCCTTGATCGTCGGTGCCTTCGCCGAGCGCATGAAGTTCTCTGCGATGCTGGTCTTCATGGCCGTCTGGTTCACTCTGGTTTACGCCCCGATGTGCCACATGGTCTGGTCCGGCGACGGCGCTTTCCTCTGGGATGAAGGCGTACTGGACTTCGCCGGTGGCACCGTGGTGCACATCAATGCCGGTATCGCCGGTCTGGTGGCCTGTTTGGTGCTAGGCAAGCGCAAGGGTTATCCGACCACCCCGATGGCACCACACAACCTGGGTTACACCCTGATCGGTGCGGCTATGCTGTGGATCGGCTGGTTCGGCTTCAACGCCGGCTCGGCTATCGCTGCCAACGGCACCGCGGGTATGGCCATGCTGGTGACTCAGATTGCTGCCGCTGCCGCTGCCCTGGGCTGGATGTTCGCCGAGTGGGTCACCCACGGTAAGCCGAGTGCTCTGGGCATCGCTTCCGGCGTGGTTGCGGGCCTCGTCGCCATCACCCCGGCCGCCGGTACCGCCGGCCCGATGGGCGCACTGGTGATCGGTCTGGCGTCTGGCGTGATCTGCTTCTTCTGCGCCACCAGCCTCAAGCGCAAGCTGGGCTACGACGACTCCCTGGACGCCTTTGGCGTGCACGGTATCGGCGGCATCGTTGGTGCCATCCTCACCGGCGTGTTCGCTGCACCGGCCCTGGGCGGCTTCGGTTCGGTGGAAGACATCGGCGGCCAGGTCTGGATCCAGATCGTGGGTGTGCTGGTCACCGTGGTTTACACCGGCATCGTCACCTTCGTCATCCTCAAGGTGCTGGATCTGGTGATGGGCCTGCGGGTCAGTGAAGAAGCTGAATCGGTTGGTCTTGACCTCTCCGAGCACAACGAGCGCGGCTACAACCTGTAA
- the glnK gene encoding P-II family nitrogen regulator, which yields MKLVTAIIKPFKLDDVRESLSEIGVQGITVTEVKGFGRQKGHTELYRGAEYVVDFLPKVKIDVAIADDQLDRVIEAITKAANTGKIGDGKIFVVNLEQAIRIRTGETGTDAV from the coding sequence ATGAAGCTAGTCACTGCCATCATCAAGCCGTTCAAGTTGGACGACGTCCGCGAGTCGCTGTCCGAGATCGGCGTGCAGGGTATCACGGTCACTGAAGTCAAAGGCTTCGGTCGCCAGAAGGGCCATACCGAGTTGTACCGCGGCGCTGAATATGTGGTCGATTTTTTGCCGAAGGTGAAGATCGACGTGGCGATTGCCGACGACCAGCTGGATCGGGTCATCGAGGCGATTACCAAGGCGGCCAACACCGGCAAGATCGGTGACGGCAAGATTTTCGTCGTCAATCTGGAACAGGCGATCCGCATCCGTACCGGCGAAACCGGCACCGACGCAGTTTAA
- a CDS encoding accessory factor UbiK family protein has translation MLPPKALLDALTTHASRLFNGDVPLPRNEFEAQFKVLLQSAFSKLDLVSRDEFDSQMVVLARTRARLEALEAKVAEMEARSADTPATRE, from the coding sequence ATGCTGCCACCCAAAGCCCTACTGGACGCCCTGACCACCCACGCCTCGCGCTTGTTCAATGGCGATGTGCCGCTGCCGCGCAATGAGTTTGAAGCGCAATTCAAGGTGTTGCTGCAAAGCGCTTTCAGCAAACTCGATTTGGTCAGCCGTGATGAGTTTGACAGTCAGATGGTGGTGCTCGCCCGAACCCGCGCCCGCCTGGAAGCCCTCGAAGCCAAGGTCGCCGAGATGGAAGCACGCAGCGCAGACACCCCAGCCACCCGCGAGTAA
- a CDS encoding YifB family Mg chelatase-like AAA ATPase, with product MSLAIVHSRAQVGVEAPAVTVEAHLANGLPSLALVGLPETAVKESKDRVRSAILNCAFEFPPRRITLNLAPADLPKDGGRFDLAIALGILAASGQVPASALEHLECLGELALSGAIRPVQGVLPAALAARAAGRTLVVPKANAEEASLASGLTVIAVEHLLEVAAHLNNQTPIAPYQAQGLLRQILPYPDLAEVQGQITAKRALLVAAAGSHNLLFTGPPGTGKTLLASRLPGLLPPLDEQEALEVAAIHSVASHIPLSAWPQRPFRTPHHSASGPALVGGGSRPQPGEITLAHHGVLFLDELPEFDRKVLEVLREPLESGQIVIARARDKVRFPARFQLVAAMNPCPCGHLGDPSGRCRCSTEQIQRYRGKLSGPLLDRIDLHLNVPRETTRLDANAESGPSSAELAAQVVQARQQQLARQGCANAHLDLNGVQQHCSLQGEDRQWLENACERLGLSLRAAHRVLKVARTLADLDSAASIHRSHLGEALQYRPSISGA from the coding sequence ATGTCTCTGGCCATAGTCCACAGCCGCGCCCAGGTGGGTGTTGAAGCCCCTGCCGTCACCGTCGAAGCCCATCTGGCCAACGGCCTGCCCTCGCTGGCCCTGGTCGGTTTGCCGGAAACCGCCGTCAAGGAAAGCAAGGACCGCGTACGCAGCGCCATCCTCAATTGCGCTTTCGAGTTCCCGCCCAGGCGCATCACATTGAATCTGGCACCTGCCGACCTGCCCAAGGACGGCGGGCGCTTCGACTTGGCGATTGCCCTCGGCATTCTCGCCGCCAGCGGCCAGGTTCCGGCCAGCGCGCTGGAGCACCTCGAATGCCTGGGGGAACTGGCGTTGTCCGGGGCGATTCGTCCAGTGCAGGGCGTCTTACCCGCCGCACTGGCAGCCCGCGCTGCCGGACGCACCTTAGTAGTGCCCAAAGCCAATGCCGAGGAAGCCAGCCTGGCGTCCGGTCTGACGGTCATTGCCGTCGAGCACCTGCTGGAGGTAGCCGCCCACCTGAATAACCAGACACCGATTGCGCCATATCAAGCCCAGGGCTTGCTGCGCCAGATCCTGCCCTACCCCGATCTGGCCGAAGTGCAGGGACAGATCACCGCCAAACGCGCGCTGCTGGTAGCGGCGGCCGGTTCGCATAACCTGCTGTTTACCGGGCCGCCCGGCACCGGCAAAACCCTGCTGGCCAGCCGCCTACCAGGGCTACTGCCTCCGCTGGACGAGCAGGAAGCACTGGAAGTGGCAGCGATTCATTCCGTGGCCAGCCACATTCCACTGAGTGCTTGGCCACAGAGACCCTTTAGAACGCCTCATCACAGTGCATCGGGCCCGGCGCTGGTCGGCGGAGGCAGTCGCCCGCAACCGGGCGAAATCACCCTGGCCCATCACGGCGTGCTTTTTTTGGACGAGCTTCCTGAATTCGACAGAAAAGTTCTGGAGGTTTTACGTGAACCCCTGGAAAGCGGGCAGATCGTGATTGCCCGCGCCCGCGACAAGGTGCGTTTCCCCGCGCGCTTTCAGCTGGTGGCGGCAATGAATCCATGCCCCTGCGGGCATCTCGGCGACCCGTCCGGGCGCTGCCGCTGTTCCACTGAACAGATCCAGCGCTACCGCGGCAAACTCTCCGGCCCGCTGCTCGACCGTATCGACCTGCACCTCAACGTGCCACGGGAAACCACCCGGCTGGATGCCAACGCCGAGTCCGGCCCAAGCAGCGCCGAACTGGCCGCCCAGGTCGTACAGGCTCGCCAACAGCAACTGGCTCGCCAGGGCTGCGCCAATGCCCACCTGGATCTTAATGGCGTACAGCAACATTGCAGCCTGCAGGGCGAAGACCGCCAATGGTTGGAAAACGCCTGCGAGCGTCTGGGCCTGAGCCTGCGTGCGGCCCATCGGGTGTTGAAGGTGGCGCGCACCCTGGCCGATCTGGACAGTGCCGCGTCTATCCATCGCAGCCATCTGGGTGAAGCCTTGCAGTACCGCCCCAGCATCAGCGGTGCCTGA
- a CDS encoding gamma-glutamyl-gamma-aminobutyrate hydrolase family protein, with product MSNNNTKQRPGARKPVVLMSMGAQERKGHAYQVMTHKYITPLVELSGCVPVLVPSCCGPDDIEQYLSMADGVYLTGAGSNIDPALYGQKNQTPTKGQDKDRDLFDIPLIRAALARGLPLFAICRGMQEINVALGGNIHQKVYEVPGMNDHREDTSAPVDVQYADSHSVRPVPGSWFAELMGEAEFPVNSLHGQALDQLGDGIEALAHAEDGLVEAIHLPGAEQFTLAVQWHPEWQAAQNPHSVKIFKAFGDACREQAARREQ from the coding sequence ATGTCCAACAACAATACGAAACAGCGCCCAGGCGCGCGTAAACCGGTTGTCCTGATGTCCATGGGCGCGCAAGAGCGCAAAGGGCATGCCTATCAAGTCATGACTCACAAATACATAACCCCGCTGGTCGAGCTGTCTGGCTGCGTACCGGTGTTGGTGCCCAGCTGCTGCGGGCCTGACGATATTGAGCAATACCTGTCGATGGCCGATGGTGTGTACCTGACCGGTGCCGGCAGCAACATCGACCCGGCCCTTTACGGACAGAAAAACCAGACCCCGACTAAGGGCCAGGATAAGGATCGTGATCTGTTCGATATTCCACTGATTCGCGCTGCGCTGGCCCGTGGCCTGCCGCTGTTTGCGATTTGCCGTGGGATGCAGGAAATCAACGTCGCCCTGGGCGGTAATATCCACCAGAAGGTCTATGAAGTGCCCGGCATGAATGACCATCGCGAAGACACCAGCGCGCCGGTGGATGTGCAGTACGCCGACAGCCACAGCGTGCGTCCGGTGCCGGGTAGCTGGTTTGCCGAACTGATGGGCGAGGCCGAGTTCCCGGTCAACTCGCTGCACGGACAGGCACTGGATCAGTTGGGCGATGGCATCGAGGCTCTGGCCCACGCCGAGGATGGTCTGGTTGAGGCGATTCACCTGCCAGGCGCCGAGCAATTCACCCTGGCGGTGCAGTGGCATCCGGAGTGGCAGGCAGCACAGAATCCACATTCGGTGAAGATCTTCAAGGCGTTCGGTGATGCTTGTCGTGAGCAGGCCGCTCGACGCGAACAGTAA
- a CDS encoding LysR substrate-binding domain-containing protein, translating into MSQRLPPLYALRAFEAAARHSSFTRAAEELAITQSAVSRHVRTLEEHFACRLFERRGRSLQLTETARMLLPGLRDGFEALERACNTLRVDDAVLRLKAPSTLTMRWLLARLSRYRLSSASEVQLTSAWMDVDKVDFLHEPFDCAVLLSQGDFSEEWESTELFAEWLIPVCAPEALSEQPWDLPRLQDAELLHPTPDRRDWRQWLQAMGLADQVPLKGGQVFDTLELGMVAAARGYGVSIGDLVMVAEDVAQGRLGLPWPSAVPSGCSYYLVWPKARRGQERFRRLRDYLVADVAAMQLPQVERVMGYSR; encoded by the coding sequence GTGAGCCAGCGCCTGCCGCCGCTCTATGCCCTGCGCGCCTTCGAGGCGGCGGCGCGGCACAGTTCCTTTACCCGCGCCGCCGAAGAGCTGGCGATCACTCAGAGCGCGGTCAGCCGGCATGTGCGCACCCTGGAGGAACACTTCGCTTGCCGCCTGTTCGAGCGTCGCGGCCGCAGCCTGCAACTCACCGAGACGGCGCGCATGCTGCTGCCGGGGCTGCGCGATGGTTTCGAGGCCTTGGAGCGCGCCTGCAACACCCTGCGCGTCGACGACGCGGTGCTGCGCCTGAAAGCCCCGTCCACGCTGACCATGCGTTGGTTGCTGGCGCGCTTGTCGCGCTATCGCCTGAGCAGTGCCAGCGAGGTGCAACTGACCAGCGCCTGGATGGATGTCGACAAGGTGGACTTTCTGCATGAACCCTTCGACTGCGCCGTCCTGCTGAGTCAGGGTGACTTCTCGGAGGAATGGGAGAGCACCGAGCTGTTTGCCGAATGGTTGATTCCGGTCTGCGCGCCTGAGGCCTTGAGCGAACAGCCTTGGGATCTGCCACGTCTGCAAGACGCCGAACTGCTGCACCCCACCCCTGACCGCCGTGACTGGCGTCAGTGGCTGCAGGCCATGGGCCTGGCGGATCAGGTGCCGCTCAAAGGCGGCCAGGTGTTCGATACCCTGGAGCTGGGCATGGTGGCGGCGGCGCGTGGCTACGGCGTGTCCATTGGTGATCTGGTGATGGTCGCCGAGGACGTCGCCCAGGGCCGGTTGGGCCTACCCTGGCCCAGCGCGGTGCCCAGTGGCTGCAGCTACTACCTGGTATGGCCCAAAGCGCGCCGAGGTCAGGAGCGCTTTCGCCGTTTGCGCGATTATCTGGTGGCGGATGTGGCCGCGATGCAGCTGCCACAGGTTGAGCGGGTGATGGGTTATAGCCGTTAG
- a CDS encoding NorM family multidrug efflux MATE transporter, translating into MLHPLRDELRAILKLAGPLIAAQLAHVLMVFTDTVMMGLLGPATLAAGGLGAASYSFVSIFCVGVIASVGNLVAIRHGAQDAAGVTRLTQNGLWLGWGLALLAGLALWNLGPALLYFGQKPENVSGGMQFLSTLVFALPGYMSFMALRGFTSAIGRPGPVMAISIGGALANFILNYALIKGWFGLPPLGLAGIGLVTAVVMNVMALLLAWHVLHHSAYRPYPLWRGLLRPAWTELKELLRLGLPIGGTYAVESGLFAFAALCMGALGSTQLAAHQIAIMSVYVAFMVPVGISYAVTFRIGQHFGAGRLLQARQAGRLGLGLGALCMLGFAGLFWLAPHWVVGLFLDHSDSAYAEVVGVAVALLAIAAWFEFFDGIQTIAMGAIRGLKDAKTTFWVGLGCYWAVGAPLAWTLAFPLGWGAEGVWWGLAGGLACAAIGLTLGFEWKTARLLQPTATAFTPQPKRLAS; encoded by the coding sequence ATGCTGCATCCGCTTCGTGACGAACTGCGCGCCATCCTGAAACTCGCCGGGCCGCTGATTGCGGCGCAACTGGCGCATGTGCTGATGGTGTTTACCGACACCGTGATGATGGGCCTGCTCGGCCCCGCGACCTTGGCTGCCGGTGGGCTGGGGGCGGCCAGTTATTCCTTTGTCTCAATCTTCTGCGTGGGAGTGATTGCCTCGGTCGGCAATCTGGTGGCCATCCGTCACGGCGCGCAGGACGCGGCCGGCGTCACCCGGCTGACGCAAAACGGTCTGTGGCTCGGCTGGGGTCTGGCGTTGCTGGCTGGCCTGGCGCTGTGGAACCTGGGCCCAGCGTTGCTGTACTTCGGCCAGAAGCCGGAGAACGTCAGCGGCGGCATGCAGTTTCTCTCCACCCTGGTGTTTGCCCTGCCTGGCTATATGAGTTTTATGGCGTTGCGCGGCTTTACCAGCGCCATCGGCCGCCCCGGCCCGGTGATGGCCATCAGCATTGGCGGCGCGCTGGCCAACTTCATCCTCAACTATGCGCTGATCAAGGGCTGGTTCGGCCTGCCGCCGCTGGGTCTGGCTGGAATCGGCCTGGTCACCGCCGTGGTGATGAATGTGATGGCGCTGCTGCTGGCCTGGCATGTGCTGCACCACAGCGCCTACCGCCCTTATCCGCTGTGGCGCGGGCTGCTGCGGCCGGCCTGGACCGAGCTGAAAGAGCTGCTGCGCCTGGGCCTGCCGATTGGCGGCACCTATGCAGTGGAATCCGGCCTGTTTGCCTTTGCCGCGCTGTGCATGGGCGCACTGGGCAGCACCCAACTGGCGGCGCACCAGATCGCAATCATGTCAGTGTACGTGGCTTTTATGGTGCCGGTGGGGATTTCCTACGCGGTGACCTTCCGTATTGGTCAGCACTTTGGTGCCGGCCGCTTGCTGCAGGCACGTCAGGCCGGGCGCCTGGGCCTGGGCCTCGGCGCGCTGTGCATGCTGGGGTTCGCCGGTTTGTTCTGGCTGGCGCCGCACTGGGTGGTCGGACTGTTCCTCGACCACAGCGACAGCGCCTATGCCGAGGTGGTGGGCGTGGCCGTAGCATTGCTGGCGATTGCCGCCTGGTTTGAGTTCTTCGATGGCATTCAGACCATCGCCATGGGTGCAATTCGCGGCCTCAAGGACGCCAAGACCACTTTCTGGGTCGGTCTCGGCTGTTACTGGGCCGTCGGCGCGCCGCTGGCCTGGACGCTGGCCTTCCCGCTGGGCTGGGGCGCAGAAGGCGTATGGTGGGGGCTGGCTGGTGGCCTGGCCTGCGCCGCGATCGGCCTGACCCTGGGCTTTGAATGGAAAACCGCGCGCCTGCTGCAACCGACGGCCACCGCCTTCACGCCACAGCCTAAGCGTCTGGCTTCTTGA
- a CDS encoding SdiA-regulated domain-containing protein, whose protein sequence is MRIHLSLKHVLWFIPVLVVLLLGLLAQEYRLFERAWFNVQQWRQHSPSPVLAIRLSDYQVEIEAQPIAGLDDDVSALTFDPDRNSLFTVTNQKAQLIELSLAGEILRRIDLHGFGDAEAVEYISQGLYVISDERQQRLIKVRVDDTTTELHADQAQQFSLGIGLNGNKGFEGLAYDSAGQRLFVAKERDPMRIYEIHGFPQRDPQRPFAVHVVDDQQRDAGLFVRDLSSLQFDERSGHLLALSDESRLVLELNVEGKPISSLSLLGGRNGLTRSVPQGEGIAMDNQGVLYLVSEPNLFYRFKKPDA, encoded by the coding sequence ATGCGTATTCACCTGTCCCTCAAGCACGTGTTGTGGTTCATCCCGGTGTTGGTCGTGTTGCTGCTTGGGCTGCTTGCCCAGGAGTACCGGCTGTTTGAACGTGCCTGGTTCAACGTGCAGCAATGGCGCCAGCACAGCCCCTCGCCCGTGCTGGCCATACGGCTATCCGACTATCAGGTTGAAATCGAGGCTCAGCCGATTGCCGGGCTGGATGATGATGTGTCGGCGCTGACCTTCGACCCTGACCGCAATAGCCTGTTTACCGTAACCAACCAGAAGGCGCAGCTGATTGAATTGTCACTGGCGGGCGAGATTCTGCGGCGGATCGACCTGCATGGTTTTGGCGATGCCGAGGCGGTCGAGTACATCAGCCAGGGCCTGTATGTGATCAGCGATGAGCGCCAGCAGCGTCTGATCAAGGTGCGTGTCGATGACACAACCACCGAGTTGCATGCCGATCAGGCACAGCAGTTCTCGCTGGGTATCGGCTTGAATGGCAACAAGGGTTTTGAGGGGCTGGCTTACGATTCGGCCGGTCAGCGCCTGTTTGTCGCCAAGGAGCGCGACCCGATGCGCATCTATGAGATTCACGGCTTCCCTCAGCGTGATCCGCAGCGCCCTTTCGCGGTACACGTGGTGGATGATCAGCAGCGCGATGCCGGGTTGTTTGTACGCGATCTGTCCAGCCTGCAGTTTGATGAGCGCAGCGGCCATCTGCTGGCGTTGTCCGATGAGTCGCGCCTGGTGCTGGAGCTGAATGTCGAGGGCAAGCCGATCAGCAGCCTGTCGCTGCTCGGTGGGCGCAATGGCCTGACCCGCAGCGTGCCCCAGGGCGAGGGCATCGCCATGGATAACCAGGGCGTGCTCTATCTGGTCAGCGAGCCCAATCTGTTCTATCGCTTCAAGAAGCCAGACGCTTAG
- a CDS encoding NirD/YgiW/YdeI family stress tolerance protein, translating to MKRFTLALLLAPLFSTAAMATGYTGPGVTAQVSTVAAALDAADDTPVVLQGQIVKRLQDELYEFKDASGTINVEIDDEHWPAQAVSETATVKITGEVDRDLMSREIDVEFLELVN from the coding sequence ATGAAGCGTTTCACTTTGGCTCTGCTGCTGGCTCCACTGTTCTCTACTGCTGCAATGGCCACCGGTTACACCGGCCCAGGCGTTACTGCCCAGGTCAGCACCGTGGCGGCAGCGCTGGATGCCGCCGATGACACCCCGGTGGTGCTGCAAGGGCAGATCGTCAAGCGCCTGCAGGATGAGCTGTATGAGTTCAAGGACGCCAGCGGCACCATCAATGTTGAAATCGATGATGAGCACTGGCCCGCTCAGGCCGTGTCTGAAACCGCTACGGTGAAAATCACCGGCGAGGTCGATCGTGACCTGATGAGTCGTGAGATCGACGTGGAGTTCCTCGAACTGGTCAACTGA
- a CDS encoding SdiA-regulated domain-containing protein gives MSNWIVRLVRLRWLIAFLLLGLSAALVANYRHWDDRLYFWFQELQVGAAEQQQHIWLPGYQAVLQGKPLQGLEQEEVSGLTYSADSNTLFIVTGKSPQLIELTLDGQVLRRIDLHGFANPEGVEMLADGRLAIIDERMRTLTTFKLEALTRSLEFAELPSLDLGFAEAGNKGFEGIAWDSRNNRVLLGKERGPLGLFSLPFPGEDGATGVMQPMGGGHLFLRDISSLTYDARTGHSLVLSDESRLLLEVDEYGEPVSFISLARGMNGLRGGIEQAEGVTMDAQGNIYIVSEPNLLYVLHKEPAAASPTLAD, from the coding sequence ATGTCAAACTGGATTGTCCGGCTGGTGCGTCTGCGTTGGCTCATTGCGTTTTTGCTGTTGGGGCTGAGTGCGGCGTTGGTGGCCAATTACCGCCATTGGGATGACCGTCTGTATTTCTGGTTTCAGGAACTGCAGGTGGGGGCAGCCGAGCAGCAGCAACATATCTGGCTGCCAGGCTATCAGGCTGTGCTGCAGGGCAAGCCGCTGCAGGGGCTTGAGCAGGAGGAGGTTTCCGGCCTGACCTACAGTGCCGACAGCAATACCTTGTTCATTGTCACAGGCAAATCCCCGCAATTGATCGAGTTGACCCTCGATGGTCAGGTGCTGCGGCGCATTGACCTGCATGGTTTTGCCAATCCCGAAGGCGTGGAAATGCTTGCTGATGGTCGCCTGGCGATCATCGATGAGCGCATGCGTACGCTGACCACGTTCAAGTTGGAAGCGCTGACCCGTAGCCTGGAGTTTGCCGAGCTGCCCTCGTTGGATCTGGGGTTTGCCGAGGCGGGCAACAAGGGCTTTGAAGGGATTGCCTGGGACTCGCGCAACAACCGGGTGCTGCTGGGCAAGGAGCGTGGGCCGCTGGGTCTGTTCAGCCTGCCTTTCCCCGGTGAAGACGGTGCCACCGGTGTTATGCAGCCCATGGGCGGTGGGCACTTGTTTCTGCGTGATATTTCCTCGCTGACCTACGATGCCCGTACCGGCCACTCTCTGGTGTTGTCTGACGAGTCGCGGCTGCTGCTGGAGGTGGATGAGTACGGCGAACCGGTCAGCTTTATCAGCTTGGCGCGTGGTATGAATGGCCTGCGTGGCGGTATCGAACAGGCTGAGGGGGTGACCATGGATGCGCAGGGCAATATCTACATCGTCAGTGAGCCGAACCTGCTTTACGTGCTGCACAAGGAGCCGGCTGCGGCCTCGCCCACCCTGGCGGATTAA